The Streptomyces achromogenes genome window below encodes:
- a CDS encoding gamma-glutamylcyclotransferase family protein, translating into MTAPALPFFVYGTLRPGQVNHDLFLHGRTLREEPARLPGAVLYDGPGYPYAVEAPGEAGATVAGDLVTARPETYARLLADLDRLEEYSPGDPRNLYERVAREVTRPAGATPVRAWVYVAAPAVAAGLRVRGKPIEGGDWLTRH; encoded by the coding sequence GTGACCGCACCCGCACTCCCCTTCTTCGTCTACGGCACCCTGCGCCCGGGCCAGGTCAACCACGACCTCTTCCTGCACGGCCGCACCCTGCGCGAGGAGCCGGCCCGGCTGCCGGGCGCGGTGCTGTACGACGGGCCCGGATATCCCTACGCGGTCGAGGCCCCGGGCGAAGCCGGCGCGACCGTCGCCGGGGACCTCGTGACGGCCCGCCCCGAGACGTACGCCCGGCTGCTCGCCGACCTCGACCGGCTGGAGGAGTACTCACCCGGCGACCCGCGCAACCTCTACGAGCGCGTCGCGCGCGAGGTGACGAGGCCGGCCGGCGCCACTCCCGTCCGCGCCTGGGTGTACGTGGCCGCACCCGCCGTCGCCGCCGGTCTGCGGGTGCGCGGAAAGCCGATCGAGGGCGGCGACTGGCTCACCCGGCACTGA
- a CDS encoding DUF6215 domain-containing protein has protein sequence MTEEVAAAEKGPNAWAQAIAALVVVGALGGALYVLQQNDAKAADKPATCRVDDEDEKAAEAAKAAQRVSGTQLCTALNRKDLPTLLGTPAERALTAYGSDGSVETGDKTIPSPEGTVQLDTYTVKLSRSYDGLPIAGMQDLLNEAQTRTVAGHPAVLYSSPTIAIRFNLGGGKSQSAPGGIARTLVVAPDAKDRGGSYELSIWRQDDVRPDDAALLRIAQQVLPTIPGWAAAR, from the coding sequence ATGACCGAGGAAGTCGCCGCGGCCGAGAAGGGCCCGAACGCATGGGCTCAGGCCATCGCGGCGCTGGTGGTGGTCGGCGCGCTGGGGGGCGCGCTCTACGTCCTCCAGCAGAACGACGCGAAGGCCGCCGACAAGCCGGCCACGTGCCGGGTCGACGACGAGGACGAGAAGGCCGCCGAGGCCGCGAAGGCGGCGCAGCGCGTCTCCGGGACGCAGTTGTGCACGGCGCTCAACCGCAAGGACCTGCCGACGCTCCTCGGCACGCCGGCGGAACGCGCGCTGACCGCATACGGCAGTGACGGCTCGGTCGAGACGGGGGACAAGACGATCCCGTCCCCCGAGGGGACCGTCCAACTGGACACCTACACGGTGAAGTTGTCGCGGTCCTACGACGGCCTCCCGATCGCCGGGATGCAGGATCTGCTGAACGAGGCGCAGACGAGGACGGTCGCGGGTCACCCCGCGGTGCTCTACTCGAGCCCGACGATCGCCATTCGGTTCAACCTGGGCGGCGGCAAGTCGCAGAGCGCGCCCGGCGGCATCGCCCGCACCCTGGTCGTCGCCCCGGACGCCAAGGATCGCGGCGGCTCCTACGAGCTCTCCATCTGGCGCCAGGACGACGTGCGGCCGGACGACGCGGCACTGCTGCGCATCGCCCAGCAGGTCCTGCCCACGATCCCGGGCTGGGCCGCCGCCCGCTGA
- a CDS encoding M4 family metallopeptidase, whose product MSRIRQHVRGSRLTTTGIAVTTAALLAAALSPAAGAADRPTRATALDNAAEVLADRAAALGVTAGQATSVRDVVVDKNGAQHVRYDRTYRQLPVLGGDFVIHLAPDGTYRSADRATGAAIELPSITPKLSAPKAADVAVNALRAANLGDRLQQVKAKPQLVVDALHGAPRLAWRTNAVGLDSLGNPVARTVLTDARTGAQIDAWDALETVTGDGKSLYGGTVALETTQSGSTYQLKDPTRGNTYTGDAENKTDLCFFGICFSRAPATLFTDADNHWGTGAAADRATAAVDAQYGTNVTWDYYKNVHGRNGIGNDGKGSYNRVHYGNNYANAFWDDSCFCMTYGDGNATQLGPLVGLDVAGHEMSHGVTSKSANLTYSGESGGLNEATSDIFGSLVEFYANNSSDVGDYLIGEKIVRSGFGRDALRYMDKPSKDGNSADSWSSSVGNLDVHYSSGVANHFAYLLAEGSGTKTINGVTYNSPTSNGSTVTGIGRDKLGAIWYRALTVYMTSSTKYAGARTATLNAARDLYGAGGTEYNAVAAAWSAVNVN is encoded by the coding sequence ATGAGTCGGATACGGCAGCACGTCCGAGGTTCCCGTCTCACCACCACCGGCATCGCCGTCACCACGGCCGCACTCCTGGCCGCCGCGCTCTCCCCGGCCGCCGGTGCGGCCGACAGACCGACCCGCGCCACCGCCCTCGACAACGCGGCGGAGGTCCTCGCCGACCGGGCCGCGGCCCTGGGCGTCACCGCCGGGCAGGCCACGTCCGTGCGTGACGTGGTGGTCGACAAGAACGGCGCCCAGCACGTCCGCTACGACCGCACCTACCGGCAACTCCCGGTGCTCGGCGGGGACTTCGTGATCCACCTGGCCCCCGACGGCACGTACCGCAGCGCCGACCGCGCGACCGGGGCGGCGATCGAACTGCCGAGCATCACCCCGAAGCTCTCCGCGCCCAAGGCCGCCGACGTCGCCGTGAACGCCCTGCGCGCGGCCAACCTCGGCGACCGTCTCCAGCAGGTGAAGGCCAAGCCGCAGCTGGTCGTCGACGCCCTGCACGGCGCCCCGAGACTGGCCTGGCGGACCAACGCCGTCGGGCTGGACTCGCTCGGCAACCCGGTCGCCCGCACCGTGCTGACCGACGCGCGCACCGGCGCCCAGATCGACGCCTGGGACGCCCTGGAGACGGTCACCGGCGACGGCAAGTCCCTGTACGGCGGCACGGTCGCGCTGGAGACGACCCAGTCGGGATCGACGTACCAGCTCAAGGACCCGACGCGCGGCAACACGTACACCGGCGACGCGGAGAACAAGACCGACCTGTGCTTCTTCGGCATCTGCTTCAGCCGGGCCCCCGCAACGCTGTTCACGGACGCCGACAACCACTGGGGGACGGGAGCCGCGGCCGACCGCGCGACGGCGGCCGTGGACGCCCAGTACGGCACCAACGTGACCTGGGACTACTACAAGAACGTGCACGGCCGCAACGGCATCGGCAACGACGGCAAGGGCTCCTACAACCGCGTCCACTACGGCAACAACTACGCCAACGCCTTCTGGGACGACAGCTGCTTCTGCATGACGTACGGCGACGGCAACGCCACGCAGCTCGGCCCGCTGGTGGGGCTGGACGTGGCCGGCCACGAGATGTCGCACGGCGTGACGTCCAAGTCGGCGAACCTGACCTACTCGGGCGAGTCCGGCGGCCTGAACGAGGCGACCTCCGACATCTTCGGCTCGCTGGTGGAGTTCTACGCCAACAACTCCTCCGACGTCGGCGACTACCTCATCGGCGAGAAGATCGTCCGTTCCGGATTCGGCCGGGACGCCCTGCGCTACATGGACAAGCCGAGCAAGGACGGCAATTCGGCCGACTCCTGGAGCAGCTCGGTCGGCAACCTCGACGTGCACTACTCCTCGGGCGTCGCCAACCACTTCGCGTACCTCCTCGCGGAGGGCAGCGGAACGAAGACGATCAACGGCGTCACCTACAACTCCCCGACGTCCAACGGCTCGACGGTCACCGGCATCGGCCGCGACAAGCTGGGCGCCATCTGGTACCGGGCGCTGACCGTCTACATGACGTCCTCCACCAAGTACGCGGGTGCGCGGACGGCGACCCTGAACGCCGCCCGTGACCTCTACGGCGCCGGCGGCACGGAGTACAACGCGGTGGCGGCGGCCTGGAGCGCCGTCAACGTGAACTGA
- a CDS encoding NAD(P)/FAD-dependent oxidoreductase, with translation MTSNSRVVVIGAGLAGARLARRLGELGTPALLVGEEEHRPYNRVLLAEVLAGRYAPEVIALPAPAGLVRARVTGIDRDRRTVSCADGSEIAYGTLVLATGSNPVLPPLRGLFTPDHVLPEGVHAFRTMDDCLGLSKAVRPGVRAVVIGGGLLGVSAARALAVRGAQVVLAQQAERLMERQLDPNASRLVLRHLKDLGVEVHTECRVRDVRCLGGAVRSVEMADGYALDADLVVLACGVSPRAGLAKDAGLAVHKGVLVDDELRTSDPHIRAIGDCAQHDGTVYGLAAPALEQADALAESLAGRPSRYTGTRVLTRLTLAGNSAFDLAAFGETEPLPGDDVVQLADATRGTYRKVVVRDDRLVGGVLVGELGTVGALARAWEGAEPLPSDGGPLLHLLTNDGGS, from the coding sequence ATGACCTCGAATTCGCGTGTGGTGGTGATCGGCGCCGGCCTCGCGGGCGCCCGACTCGCCCGCCGGCTCGGCGAGCTGGGCACGCCCGCACTGCTCGTCGGCGAGGAGGAGCACCGGCCGTACAACCGGGTCCTGCTCGCGGAGGTGCTGGCCGGCCGGTACGCCCCCGAGGTGATCGCGCTGCCCGCGCCCGCCGGACTGGTCCGGGCCCGGGTGACCGGCATCGACCGCGACCGGCGGACCGTGTCCTGCGCGGACGGCTCCGAGATCGCGTACGGCACGCTCGTCCTGGCTACCGGCTCCAACCCGGTGCTGCCGCCGCTGCGCGGCCTGTTCACCCCCGACCACGTCCTGCCCGAGGGCGTCCACGCCTTCCGGACCATGGACGACTGCCTCGGCCTGTCCAAGGCGGTCCGGCCGGGTGTGCGGGCGGTCGTCATCGGCGGCGGGCTGCTCGGCGTCTCGGCGGCCCGTGCGCTCGCCGTGCGCGGCGCGCAGGTCGTCCTCGCCCAGCAGGCCGAGCGCCTGATGGAACGCCAGCTCGACCCGAACGCCTCCCGGCTGGTCCTGCGGCACCTGAAGGACCTCGGCGTCGAGGTCCACACCGAGTGCCGGGTGCGCGACGTGCGCTGCCTGGGCGGCGCCGTCCGCTCGGTGGAGATGGCCGACGGCTACGCCCTCGACGCCGACCTGGTGGTGCTGGCCTGCGGCGTCTCGCCGCGCGCCGGTCTCGCCAAGGACGCGGGACTCGCCGTCCACAAGGGCGTCCTCGTCGACGACGAGCTGCGCACCTCCGACCCCCACATCCGCGCGATCGGCGACTGCGCACAGCACGACGGGACCGTGTACGGCCTCGCCGCGCCCGCCCTGGAACAGGCCGACGCGCTGGCCGAGTCGCTCGCCGGACGGCCGTCCCGCTACACCGGCACCCGCGTCCTCACCCGGCTCACCCTCGCCGGCAACAGCGCCTTCGACCTCGCCGCCTTCGGCGAGACCGAGCCGCTCCCCGGCGACGACGTCGTGCAGCTCGCCGACGCCACCCGAGGCACCTACCGCAAGGTCGTCGTCCGCGACGACCGCCTGGTCGGCGGGGTCCTCGTCGGCGAACTCGGCACCGTCGGCGCGCTCGCCCGCGCCTGGGAGGGAGCAGAGCCGCTGCCCTCCGACGGCGGCCCCCTGCTCCACCTGCTCACCAACGATGGAGGCTCCTGA
- a CDS encoding class F sortase produces MRRVGNTAISAVTAAALCSGAWLLHSGAETHAPPQPSAAQAHTAGPDAPARSAPVLPPSPPDRIRIPAIHVDAPLTGLALTPSGSLDVPPAEKENLAGWYEAGTTPGERGTAIVAGHVDNADGPAVFYDLGALRRGSAIEVDRRDGGVAVFTVDAVEVYPARDFPDEKVYGAASRPELRVITCGGGYSKATGYQGNVVVFAHLTSARG; encoded by the coding sequence ATGCGCAGGGTCGGCAACACCGCCATATCCGCCGTCACCGCGGCCGCCCTGTGCAGCGGCGCGTGGCTGCTGCACAGCGGCGCCGAGACGCACGCCCCGCCGCAGCCGTCCGCCGCCCAGGCCCACACGGCCGGCCCGGACGCCCCGGCCAGGTCCGCCCCGGTGCTGCCACCCTCCCCACCCGACCGCATCCGCATCCCCGCGATCCATGTGGACGCCCCCCTGACGGGCCTCGCCCTCACCCCGTCCGGCAGCCTCGACGTCCCGCCCGCCGAGAAGGAGAACCTCGCCGGCTGGTACGAGGCCGGCACCACCCCCGGCGAAAGGGGCACCGCGATCGTCGCCGGCCACGTCGACAACGCCGACGGTCCCGCCGTCTTCTACGACCTCGGCGCGCTGCGCAGGGGCAGCGCCATCGAGGTGGACCGGCGTGACGGCGGCGTGGCCGTGTTCACCGTGGACGCCGTCGAGGTCTACCCGGCCCGCGACTTCCCCGACGAGAAGGTCTACGGGGCGGCGAGCAGGCCCGAGCTGCGGGTGATCACCTGCGGCGGGGGCTACTCGAAGGCCACCGGCTACCAGGGCAACGTGGTCGTCTTCGCCCATCTGACGTCCGCACGCGGCTGA